A window of Deltaproteobacteria bacterium contains these coding sequences:
- a CDS encoding flagellar basal body L-ring protein FlgH, with the protein MLILPACGVEMQKAPLTAQNLGRSAENQQGYFNGDKARETQKDHEKKQGSLWVDSYSARLYENIHRASRVGDTVTIIVSEQSSGKDTGNTNTSKKNDQLNTIGGLGGLFTKLTTLASIFNPSNLIQAKTDSKFEGKGTTEQKGELYAKLTATVTEVLNNGNLVIRGDKHIRVNKDDQILVVEGVVRPYDIAADNTIASTAIADARVTYSGFGVVAERQKPGWLTRALDYIWPF; encoded by the coding sequence ATGCTCATTCTTCCAGCCTGCGGGGTGGAAATGCAGAAGGCTCCCTTGACGGCCCAGAATCTGGGACGGAGTGCAGAGAATCAGCAGGGTTACTTTAATGGGGACAAGGCAAGAGAGACCCAAAAAGATCATGAAAAAAAACAGGGTTCGCTTTGGGTAGACAGTTATTCTGCACGTCTCTATGAAAATATCCATCGTGCGTCGCGAGTGGGTGATACCGTCACCATCATTGTCTCCGAGCAATCCAGCGGAAAAGATACGGGGAATACGAATACCAGCAAGAAGAATGATCAGCTCAACACGATTGGTGGCTTGGGTGGACTCTTTACCAAATTGACCACACTGGCCTCGATCTTTAATCCTAGCAATTTAATTCAGGCAAAAACGGATAGCAAGTTTGAGGGAAAAGGAACGACCGAACAAAAAGGCGAATTGTACGCCAAACTGACGGCAACCGTAACCGAGGTACTTAACAACGGAAATTTGGTCATCCGGGGAGACAAGCATATTCGTGTGAACAAGGACGATCAGATCCTTGTGGTGGAAGGGGTGGTGCGCCCCTATGACATCGCCGCAGACAACACGATTGCTTCGACAGCCATAGCGGATGCACGAGTGACTTATTCGGGATTTGGTGTGGTGGCTGAAAGACAAAAACCAGGTTGGTTGACTCGGGCCCTGGATTATATCTGGCCCTTTTAG
- a CDS encoding flagellar basal body P-ring protein FlgI: MNKIFFKKTKFVATLALLLLSQFPFSAQASRIKDISNFKGVRNNQLIGYGLVVGLDSSGDSTSSEVVRKSMGEVLAKMGIGTDVSRFQSKNVAAVMVTATLPAFSKMGSTVDVVVSSIGDAKSLQGGTLLMTPLRGANQEVYAVAQGPISVGGYTAEAPAGGSVVKTNHQTVAKITGGAIVEKEVDFGLDKSTELVLALNQPDFTTATRVAQKINENLKGKYANAGDSGSISIQVPGEYQDKVVGLIARLESLEIQPDSTARVVLNERTGTVVMGENVRISTVAVSHGSLNIRIDQSYQVSQPNALSQGETAIIPQSDISVSDDKERKLVIVPQGVSIGEIVKALNSMGVSARDLISVLQAIKAAGALQGELVLI, encoded by the coding sequence ATGAATAAAATATTTTTTAAAAAAACAAAATTTGTAGCCACTCTTGCACTGCTTCTGCTTTCTCAATTTCCTTTCTCTGCACAGGCTTCACGCATCAAGGATATTTCCAATTTTAAAGGCGTTCGAAACAACCAGCTCATTGGTTATGGTTTGGTGGTGGGTCTGGATTCTTCTGGCGATAGTACCAGTTCCGAGGTGGTGAGGAAAAGCATGGGAGAGGTTTTGGCTAAGATGGGAATTGGGACAGACGTGTCGCGTTTTCAATCCAAAAATGTTGCGGCAGTGATGGTGACGGCCACCTTGCCTGCTTTTTCGAAGATGGGATCCACAGTGGATGTGGTGGTTTCCTCCATTGGAGACGCCAAGAGTCTTCAAGGGGGAACCTTGCTCATGACGCCTTTGCGCGGGGCTAATCAGGAAGTTTATGCCGTGGCCCAGGGACCTATTTCGGTGGGAGGCTATACGGCCGAAGCCCCGGCCGGGGGATCGGTGGTCAAGACCAATCATCAAACGGTCGCCAAGATTACTGGGGGAGCGATTGTCGAAAAAGAAGTCGATTTCGGCCTCGATAAAAGTACCGAGTTGGTGTTGGCCCTCAATCAACCCGATTTTACGACGGCCACACGCGTTGCCCAGAAAATAAATGAAAATCTCAAAGGGAAATATGCCAATGCAGGAGATTCAGGTTCTATCAGTATCCAGGTGCCTGGGGAGTATCAGGATAAAGTCGTTGGGCTTATAGCAAGACTGGAGAGCCTGGAGATTCAGCCCGATAGCACTGCTCGCGTGGTTTTGAATGAGCGCACAGGGACGGTGGTGATGGGTGAAAACGTGCGCATCTCCACCGTGGCAGTTTCTCATGGCAGTCTGAATATTCGGATCGATCAAAGTTATCAGGTGTCTCAGCCGAATGCGCTGAGTCAGGGAGAGACCGCCATCATTCCCCAAAGCGACATCTCGGTTTCGGATGACAAAGAAAGAAAATTGGTGATTGTTCCCCAGGGAGTGAGCATTGGAGAAATTGTGAAGGCCTTGAATTCGATGGGGGTAAGTGCCCGAGACCTGATTTCAGTCTTACAGGCGATCAAGGCAGCTGGGGCTTTGCAAGGGGAGTTGGTGTTGATTTAA
- a CDS encoding peptidoglycan DD-metalloendopeptidase family protein, translated as MLTKLNEISNSVAANPLVDKEKSSTEANTEQAWKAAKKFEAYYMGFVYQKGMDSIPKSEDFGNSVNQEVYQNFFSQAISDQVEKSPHGIGLAEMIVKGKKPMTPSLTQDFKPLAAPVLNNPEFYLPAARVTSGFGFRGDPLEGDQRFHQGMDLAYPKRTPIQAAAEGKVVFSGKKGGYGNAVMIQHDQGYTSLYGHADENLVKVGARVKKGEVIAYSGSTGRSTGPHLHFEIRKDGKAVDPKKLVFFKNNT; from the coding sequence ATGCTTACGAAACTTAACGAAATTTCAAATTCTGTAGCCGCAAATCCTCTCGTGGATAAGGAGAAATCTTCTACAGAAGCTAATACGGAGCAAGCCTGGAAGGCGGCCAAAAAGTTCGAGGCTTACTACATGGGTTTCGTTTATCAAAAGGGCATGGATTCTATTCCCAAGTCCGAAGATTTTGGAAATTCGGTGAATCAGGAAGTTTATCAGAATTTTTTCAGTCAGGCGATTAGTGATCAGGTGGAAAAATCACCGCATGGAATTGGACTGGCTGAAATGATCGTGAAGGGGAAAAAACCGATGACCCCTTCTTTGACTCAGGACTTTAAGCCTCTTGCAGCGCCCGTGCTTAATAATCCCGAATTTTATCTACCGGCGGCCCGAGTGACTTCCGGGTTTGGGTTTCGGGGAGATCCCTTAGAAGGCGATCAGCGATTCCATCAGGGAATGGATCTGGCTTATCCAAAAAGGACCCCGATTCAAGCGGCTGCAGAGGGTAAGGTGGTGTTTAGCGGGAAAAAAGGGGGCTATGGGAATGCAGTGATGATCCAACATGATCAAGGTTATACAAGTTTATACGGCCATGCGGATGAAAATTTGGTGAAGGTGGGAGCTCGGGTGAAAAAAGGCGAAGTGATTGCCTATTCGGGGTCAACAGGTCGCTCAACGGGTCCTCATCTGCATTTTGAGATAAGAAAAGATGGAAAAGCTGTGGATCCCAAGAAGTTGGTGTTTTTTAAAAATAATACTTAA
- the flgM gene encoding flagellar biosynthesis anti-sigma factor FlgM, whose protein sequence is MKINDVELPATPKEVKTRKSENAKSRSSSRSGGIDSSGGKRDQINISVASQQMQTLKGNYDSLPDIKVDRVSYLKQAIESGEYKPDYHEVAGALLKYLQGE, encoded by the coding sequence ATGAAAATAAATGACGTTGAACTTCCTGCGACACCCAAGGAGGTCAAGACCCGAAAAAGTGAGAACGCAAAAAGTCGTTCCAGTTCTCGCTCAGGTGGGATTGACTCTTCAGGAGGTAAGCGGGATCAAATAAATATATCGGTGGCGTCGCAGCAGATGCAGACGCTAAAAGGCAATTATGATTCTCTTCCGGATATTAAAGTAGATCGCGTCAGCTACCTGAAGCAGGCGATTGAATCGGGTGAGTACAAGCCTGATTATCACGAGGTGGCCGGTGCCTTACTGAAATATCTGCAGGGAGAATGA